The following are encoded in a window of Staphylospora marina genomic DNA:
- a CDS encoding uracil-DNA glycosylase, whose protein sequence is MGAILKNDWADLLNAEFEKPYYLKLRQFLIEEYSTRTIYPDKYDIFNALHYTSYADTKVVILGQDPYHGPGQAHGLSFSVKPGVRIPPSLVNIYKELHADLGCTIPNHGHLTKWAEQGVLLLNNVLTVRAGQANSHRGKGWEQFTAEVIRTLNEREEPVVFILWGRNAQEKKKLITRDHHLIIESAHPSPLSASNGFFGSRPFSRTNEFLEKHGIRPIDWQIDNL, encoded by the coding sequence ATGGGAGCCATCCTGAAAAACGACTGGGCCGACCTGCTGAACGCGGAATTCGAAAAGCCCTACTATCTCAAACTCCGCCAGTTTCTGATCGAAGAGTACAGCACCCGCACCATCTACCCGGACAAGTACGACATCTTCAACGCCCTGCATTACACTTCGTACGCCGACACCAAAGTGGTCATCCTCGGGCAGGATCCCTACCACGGTCCGGGACAGGCGCACGGACTCAGCTTCTCCGTCAAGCCCGGTGTCCGCATCCCGCCGTCCCTGGTCAACATCTACAAGGAGCTGCACGCGGATCTCGGCTGCACCATTCCCAACCACGGCCATCTGACCAAATGGGCCGAACAGGGCGTGCTGCTTTTGAACAACGTGCTCACCGTCCGGGCCGGACAAGCCAACTCCCACCGGGGCAAAGGCTGGGAACAATTCACCGCCGAGGTGATCCGGACGCTGAACGAACGGGAAGAGCCGGTCGTCTTCATTCTGTGGGGCCGCAACGCGCAGGAAAAAAAGAAACTGATCACCCGGGATCACCACCTGATCATCGAATCGGCCCACCCCAGCCCGCTGTCCGCCAGCAACGGTTTCTTCGGCAGCCGTCCGTTTTCGCGCACCAACGAATTCCTGGAGAAACACGGCATCCGGCCGATCGACTGGCAAATCGACAACCTGTGA
- the cas6 gene encoding CRISPR-associated endoribonuclease Cas6 gives MRIEATFDLPGTIRLPYDLNYPLMSWIYRCLSQADPALGSFIHSEGLRLRGRSYKPFVFSLPRFTRRHNLPGEMEVSGRLSLKIGSIRTDVIRSIHAGIRKQGALKLREHVFPLVNLRVEEPVRFTERMAYRPLSPIVVPVSVNGKVRFCHPLESDFYDSLRLSVRNWYHLRWNEPLPPDVPVRIRLMQPERFSLERAAVLLTVKEKKIKGYQVPLEVEAPPRVQQVIHDSGLGSYGSQGFGMVDVWRDPGEKRSPK, from the coding sequence ATGCGCATCGAAGCCACCTTTGACTTACCGGGGACCATCCGTCTCCCTTATGACCTGAACTATCCCCTGATGAGCTGGATTTACCGCTGCCTCAGTCAGGCCGACCCTGCGTTGGGCTCCTTCATCCACTCGGAAGGGCTCCGGCTTCGCGGGCGATCGTACAAACCGTTCGTCTTCTCGCTTCCCCGCTTTACCCGTCGACACAATCTGCCGGGGGAAATGGAGGTGAGCGGCCGCCTCTCGCTGAAGATCGGATCCATCCGGACGGACGTGATCCGCTCGATTCATGCGGGAATCCGCAAGCAAGGGGCTCTGAAACTGCGCGAACACGTGTTTCCGCTGGTGAATCTCCGGGTGGAAGAGCCGGTGCGGTTCACCGAACGCATGGCGTATCGCCCCCTCTCCCCGATCGTCGTGCCGGTGTCCGTCAACGGGAAGGTCCGCTTTTGCCACCCGCTGGAAAGCGATTTTTACGACTCCCTGCGACTGTCCGTGCGAAACTGGTATCACCTTCGCTGGAACGAACCGCTTCCGCCGGACGTCCCCGTTCGCATCCGGCTGATGCAGCCGGAGCGCTTCTCGCTGGAGCGGGCGGCCGTGCTGCTCACCGTGAAAGAGAAGAAGATCAAGGGCTATCAGGTGCCTCTGGAAGTGGAAGCCCCTCCCCGGGTCCAGCAGGTGATCCACGACTCCGGCCTGGGCAGCTACGGAAGCCAGGGATTCGGCATGGTGGACGTGTGGAGAGATCCGGGCGAAAAGCGTTCGCCGAAATGA
- a CDS encoding HSP90 family protein, giving the protein MESFHFKVNLKGMIDLLSNHLYSTPHVYLRELVQNAADAITARKKLDPEHAGRIGVELYESGPRPTLFIEDNGIGLTEEEVHRFLSQIGHTSKQGTDEEDFIGRFGVGLLSCFIVSDEIVLLTRSAKGGDAVEWRGRPDGSYTLRRLESEMAPGTRIYLQAKEGFERWFEPERVKSHIRRYAECLPVPIVFYGEREERLNADKAPWEMSASDALVWAREKLDLAALDVIPLSSSVGEAKGVAFVLPHPVAVSARKTHRVYVKRMLLSERSEKVLPDWAFFVTAVLNVNKLRPTASREEFYEDALLDLTRAELGACIKRYLVNLASTRPKLLKEIIRIHYMSIKMLSLEDDELFRLFIDWLPFETSFGMLTMGELRRREPMVLYTTTVDEFRQIARVAKAQSICVVNGGYVHDAELVQKLGKVFPEIQVRRLDPAELTNRFSQLDERERAVTEDFLDLAGRMLRPFACVPEIRKFAPPELSALYITGEEAQFLRAAEQTREEANELFSSLIGQVTGQNGDKSLGRLCFNFANPVVRKAILTRDLDLRKAAVAMLYVQALLLGHHPLRKQEMDLLNHGIIHLLDRGLELGGNRDEPDHR; this is encoded by the coding sequence ATGGAAAGTTTTCATTTCAAGGTCAACCTCAAAGGCATGATCGATTTGTTGTCCAACCATTTGTACAGCACGCCGCATGTGTATTTGCGGGAGCTGGTGCAAAACGCGGCCGATGCGATCACGGCAAGGAAAAAGCTGGATCCGGAGCACGCGGGACGGATCGGCGTGGAGTTGTATGAGTCCGGTCCGCGCCCGACGCTGTTCATTGAGGATAACGGAATCGGACTGACGGAGGAGGAAGTCCACCGGTTTTTGTCTCAGATCGGGCACACGTCCAAACAGGGAACGGATGAAGAGGATTTCATCGGAAGATTCGGCGTGGGACTGCTGTCCTGTTTCATCGTGAGCGACGAAATCGTGCTCCTGACGCGCTCGGCGAAGGGCGGGGATGCGGTGGAGTGGCGGGGCCGTCCGGACGGCAGTTACACGCTGCGGCGGCTGGAGTCGGAGATGGCGCCCGGCACGCGGATCTACCTGCAGGCCAAAGAGGGATTCGAGCGCTGGTTTGAGCCGGAACGGGTGAAGAGTCACATTCGCCGGTACGCCGAATGCCTGCCGGTGCCGATCGTGTTTTACGGGGAACGGGAAGAGCGGTTGAATGCGGATAAGGCGCCGTGGGAAATGTCCGCTTCGGACGCACTGGTGTGGGCCCGGGAGAAGCTGGACCTCGCGGCTCTGGACGTGATTCCGCTGTCGTCGTCGGTGGGCGAGGCAAAGGGAGTGGCGTTCGTGCTGCCCCATCCGGTGGCGGTGAGCGCACGCAAGACGCACCGGGTGTACGTGAAGCGCATGCTGCTGTCGGAACGGTCGGAGAAGGTGCTGCCGGACTGGGCGTTTTTCGTCACGGCGGTGCTGAATGTGAACAAGCTTCGGCCGACGGCTTCGCGGGAGGAATTTTATGAAGACGCGCTGCTGGATCTGACACGGGCCGAGCTGGGAGCGTGCATCAAGCGGTATCTGGTGAACCTGGCTTCCACGCGGCCCAAACTTTTGAAAGAAATCATCCGCATCCATTACATGTCGATCAAGATGTTGTCCCTGGAAGACGACGAGCTGTTCCGCCTGTTCATCGACTGGTTGCCGTTTGAAACGTCGTTCGGCATGTTGACGATGGGTGAGCTTCGCCGGCGGGAACCGATGGTTCTCTACACCACGACGGTGGATGAATTCCGCCAGATCGCCCGCGTGGCCAAAGCCCAATCGATCTGCGTGGTCAACGGCGGGTATGTGCATGATGCCGAACTGGTGCAGAAACTGGGCAAGGTTTTTCCGGAGATACAGGTTCGCAGACTGGATCCGGCCGAACTGACCAACCGTTTTTCCCAGTTGGATGAGCGGGAACGCGCGGTGACGGAGGATTTCCTCGATCTGGCGGGCCGGATGCTGCGCCCGTTTGCCTGCGTGCCGGAGATCCGCAAGTTCGCCCCGCCGGAGTTGTCCGCCCTGTACATCACGGGAGAAGAAGCCCAATTCCTCCGTGCGGCCGAACAGACACGGGAAGAGGCAAACGAACTCTTTTCCTCCCTCATTGGTCAGGTGACCGGCCAAAACGGAGACAAGAGCCTGGGACGCCTCTGCTTCAATTTCGCCAATCCGGTCGTGCGCAAGGCGATTCTCACGCGTGATCTGGATCTGCGCAAGGCGGCCGTCGCCATGTTGTATGTGCAAGCCCTGCTGCTGGGGCACCATCCGCTTCGCAAACAGGAAATGGATCTTCTGAATCACGGAATCATCCATCTTTTGGACCGGGGACTTGAATTGGGGGGAAACAGGGATGAACCCGACCATCGATGA
- a CDS encoding tetratricopeptide repeat protein — MNPTIDEWLRKAETLPDGDQKIELLEKAVRLADMEGDEKAAFAARLELTGAANFAGRADKALVSFAWCLARFDKNPELCSPYTLMWQYKWIANDLDEFPQLSLEKIRETLEDLRNRYRQLGMGERVYAMIRHRIALRRGDMEEAAEWFERWLDEPRDDLSDCLACELDTHVTFLLKQDRLDEALRLARPLLNGDHTCKHVPANTWGQFLIPLAKAGRWETAEEFHRQGLAAIGAEQGFLSTVSDHVLYLTVTDRKRARELFSGRFSEAMACREQGVCFHFLLAGLLLAERSEAAGEDVNLPEPATKEWLQEQVMQLADAFDRRNGNDHFRGNIDRHRRLLSELEKEWDSFRREREATEQEPESASVGEEWGDLVARAESGDATAMFSLGLGMLAGDIPGEQDEGNEWIRRAAEAGHLDARLFEVHRLVEEGENPQEGLALLRENVASGHGPSITVLGWYLISGGPVEPDPVEGVRLLRQAAELEEVPAMFHLARCLLAGLGCHPDPAEAERWLLRAADKGDGQAMDTLAHLYLSGVYGPEKAAEGETWLRRAAEAGLLSAMHSLGSYLMNGTLGKECPEEGEQWLRRAAEADYPPALHELGNRLLEGKGLRRLPLEGEVLLRRAAVLGNAEAMLELGGRLLYADGMKRDLEDGFHWLSRAVSEEQPTAMFILGTHLVDGDWIEQDVEEGLTLIRRAAERGEQNAIRWLKAREENAGQDPDPAG, encoded by the coding sequence ATGAACCCGACCATCGATGAATGGCTGAGAAAAGCCGAGACGTTGCCCGACGGTGATCAAAAGATCGAGTTGCTGGAGAAAGCGGTCCGGTTGGCGGACATGGAAGGGGACGAGAAAGCCGCGTTCGCGGCCCGTTTGGAACTGACCGGAGCGGCCAATTTTGCCGGACGGGCGGACAAAGCGCTGGTTTCCTTCGCCTGGTGCCTGGCCCGGTTTGACAAAAATCCGGAGTTGTGCAGTCCGTACACCCTGATGTGGCAATACAAGTGGATCGCCAACGACCTGGATGAATTTCCGCAATTGTCCCTGGAGAAAATCCGGGAAACGCTGGAAGACTTGAGGAACCGTTATCGGCAATTGGGCATGGGAGAGCGGGTGTACGCCATGATCCGGCACCGCATCGCGCTCCGGCGCGGGGACATGGAAGAAGCGGCCGAGTGGTTCGAGCGCTGGCTGGACGAGCCCCGGGACGATCTCTCCGATTGCCTTGCCTGCGAACTGGACACGCATGTGACGTTCCTGCTGAAACAGGACCGGTTGGACGAAGCGTTGCGACTCGCCCGGCCGCTGTTGAACGGGGACCACACCTGCAAACATGTTCCGGCCAACACCTGGGGGCAATTTCTGATTCCGCTGGCCAAGGCCGGCCGGTGGGAGACGGCGGAGGAATTTCATCGCCAAGGATTGGCCGCGATCGGCGCGGAGCAAGGATTTCTGAGCACCGTTTCGGACCACGTCCTGTACCTGACCGTCACGGACCGGAAGCGGGCGAGGGAACTCTTTTCCGGGCGTTTTTCCGAGGCGATGGCATGCAGGGAACAGGGAGTGTGCTTCCACTTCCTGCTCGCCGGACTGTTGCTGGCGGAACGGTCGGAGGCGGCGGGGGAAGACGTGAATCTGCCCGAACCGGCGACGAAAGAGTGGCTGCAGGAGCAAGTCATGCAGCTGGCCGACGCCTTTGACCGGCGAAACGGCAATGATCATTTCCGCGGCAACATCGACCGGCATCGTCGGCTCCTTTCCGAGTTGGAGAAGGAGTGGGATTCCTTCCGCAGGGAGCGGGAGGCAACCGAACAAGAACCGGAGTCGGCCTCCGTCGGCGAGGAGTGGGGCGACCTTGTGGCGAGGGCGGAGAGCGGAGATGCGACGGCCATGTTCTCGCTGGGACTCGGCATGCTGGCGGGTGACATTCCGGGCGAACAGGACGAAGGAAACGAATGGATCCGCCGCGCCGCGGAAGCCGGCCACCTGGATGCCCGCCTGTTCGAAGTACATCGTCTGGTGGAAGAAGGGGAAAATCCGCAGGAGGGGCTGGCCCTGCTACGCGAAAACGTGGCATCCGGCCACGGGCCTTCGATCACGGTGCTCGGCTGGTACTTGATCTCCGGAGGTCCCGTGGAACCGGATCCGGTGGAAGGGGTCCGACTGCTTCGGCAGGCCGCCGAGCTGGAAGAGGTTCCCGCCATGTTCCATTTGGCCCGCTGCCTGCTCGCCGGACTCGGCTGCCACCCGGATCCCGCCGAAGCGGAAAGATGGTTGCTTCGCGCGGCCGACAAAGGGGACGGACAGGCCATGGACACGTTGGCGCACCTCTATCTGTCGGGCGTGTACGGACCGGAAAAGGCCGCCGAGGGAGAGACGTGGCTGCGCCGCGCGGCGGAAGCCGGCCTTCTGTCCGCCATGCATTCGCTCGGGTCGTACCTGATGAACGGAACGCTCGGCAAGGAATGTCCGGAAGAAGGAGAACAGTGGCTGCGTCGCGCCGCCGAAGCCGACTACCCGCCGGCCCTGCACGAACTGGGCAACCGCCTGCTGGAAGGAAAGGGGCTGCGCCGCCTCCCGCTGGAAGGCGAGGTGTTACTGCGCCGCGCCGCCGTGCTGGGGAACGCGGAAGCCATGCTCGAGCTGGGAGGCCGGCTTCTGTACGCCGACGGGATGAAAAGGGATCTGGAAGACGGTTTTCATTGGCTGTCCCGGGCGGTGTCGGAAGAACAACCGACGGCCATGTTCATTCTCGGCACCCACCTCGTCGACGGGGATTGGATCGAGCAGGATGTGGAGGAGGGCCTCACCCTCATCCGCCGCGCCGCCGAACGGGGCGAACAAAACGCCATTCGTTGGCTGAAAGCACGGGAAGAAAACGCCGGCCAGGACCCGGATCCGGCCGGTTGA